Proteins encoded by one window of Candidatus Hinthialibacter antarcticus:
- a CDS encoding glycerate kinase yields MTRIVIAPNAFKESISAPAAAAAIAQGVLRVIPDAEVVCVPVADGGDGTAESVLAAREGKWREVKVHDPLMRPIQSRYGTIDDGRVAVIEMAEASGLRLLAPDERNPMKTSTFGAGELLRDALDRGCETIIMGIGGSATVDGGLGMASALGYGLLDSAGNPIEANGGGLQMLAHIVSQNVHPQLRKTKILIASDVTNPLVGPEGAAAVFGPQKGATPDMVDALDAGLVNAARCWRDAFGVDVAELPGAGAAGGLGAGLVAFCGAEIRSGFDLVADTVKLDDALQGAQLVITGEGKIDEQTQYGKAPAGVAARAKRFGVPAVGLAGSLSGDLSALYTNGMTALFSIVPGPMSLDDAMANAKTLLADASEQVVRLWQNSN; encoded by the coding sequence ATGACTCGCATTGTGATAGCTCCAAACGCATTTAAAGAGAGTATTTCTGCGCCCGCCGCCGCCGCCGCAATTGCGCAAGGCGTGTTGCGCGTCATTCCCGATGCGGAAGTTGTGTGCGTTCCTGTCGCTGACGGAGGAGACGGAACAGCGGAGTCGGTACTGGCGGCGCGTGAGGGTAAGTGGCGTGAAGTCAAAGTCCATGATCCATTGATGCGGCCTATCCAATCCCGCTATGGAACCATCGATGATGGGCGCGTCGCCGTCATCGAAATGGCGGAGGCGTCGGGGCTGCGGTTGCTGGCGCCTGATGAGCGCAATCCAATGAAGACCAGCACATTCGGCGCCGGAGAATTGCTTCGCGATGCGTTAGATCGCGGCTGTGAAACCATCATTATGGGCATCGGCGGCAGCGCGACGGTTGACGGCGGACTCGGCATGGCGTCGGCCTTAGGCTATGGCTTGCTGGATTCAGCGGGCAATCCTATTGAAGCCAACGGCGGCGGATTGCAAATGCTCGCGCACATTGTTTCGCAGAATGTGCATCCCCAATTACGAAAAACAAAAATTCTTATCGCAAGCGACGTGACCAATCCATTGGTCGGCCCAGAGGGCGCCGCTGCGGTGTTTGGCCCGCAAAAAGGCGCGACGCCGGATATGGTGGACGCACTCGACGCAGGGCTGGTGAACGCGGCGCGCTGTTGGCGCGATGCGTTTGGCGTTGACGTCGCCGAGTTGCCGGGCGCGGGCGCTGCGGGCGGATTAGGCGCTGGGCTGGTTGCATTCTGCGGCGCGGAAATTCGTTCGGGATTTGACTTGGTGGCTGATACCGTCAAATTAGATGACGCCTTGCAAGGCGCACAGTTGGTCATCACCGGCGAAGGCAAAATAGACGAGCAAACCCAATACGGCAAAGCGCCTGCGGGCGTTGCTGCTCGAGCGAAGCGGTTTGGCGTTCCTGCCGTTGGGTTGGCGGGCAGTCTCTCCGGTGATTTATCCGCCTTGTATACTAACGGTATGACAGCGCTCTTCTCGATAGTCCCGGGGCCGATGTCGCTAGACGACGCGATGGCGAATGCGAAAACTCTTCTGGCCGACGCCAGCGAACAGGTGGTTCGATTGTGGCAAAACTCCAACTAA
- the trkA gene encoding Trk system potassium transporter TrkA, which translates to MAKLQLTVIIMGAGQVGQGLARRLTKEGHQVKIIDANTTLLAEIENHVDAMCIAGNGASAQVLIDAGIQNADLFIGVSDNDECNMVSASLAKQFNVTTAIARVRNEEYLVPDRALYADAMHMDLIINPDEVASLELHDLLMIPMANSVAEFAEGRLKLIGFQVKPESLLCGKALKELPKLGYDETLLFACVVRSGDVVVPRGDTIVNAGDQVYVITSPSAYGYLSELGGVKDATLKKVVVVGASRAAFFLAERLEAAGVHLIIIEEDEARCELFADLLQEATILHGDGTDMSMLKEAGVRDADGFIASSQDDETNILAALLAKQEGAKRVISITRKPQYIPLLRFIEPIDVAINPRLSTINAIMRFVRKGKTLSMTTLADDRAEAIELEVVETSPLVGKKLKENPFPQNVLLGAIVRGDEIIIPKGEDALLAGDHAIMIALSESVGKLDDLFADQEKNGWRSMMKKAAQNLTTNGKS; encoded by the coding sequence GTGGCAAAACTCCAACTAACCGTCATTATCATGGGGGCCGGACAGGTAGGGCAGGGCCTGGCGCGCCGTCTTACCAAAGAAGGCCATCAGGTAAAAATCATCGACGCCAATACCACGCTGTTGGCTGAGATTGAGAACCATGTTGATGCGATGTGCATTGCTGGCAATGGCGCCAGCGCCCAGGTGTTGATCGACGCGGGCATTCAAAACGCTGATCTGTTCATTGGCGTCAGCGACAATGACGAGTGCAACATGGTGTCGGCGTCGTTGGCAAAACAATTTAATGTCACAACCGCTATCGCGCGGGTCAGAAACGAAGAATATCTGGTACCCGACCGCGCATTGTACGCGGATGCGATGCACATGGATTTGATTATCAACCCTGATGAAGTGGCTTCGCTGGAACTACACGATTTGTTGATGATTCCCATGGCGAACAGCGTGGCGGAATTCGCCGAAGGCCGCTTGAAATTGATCGGCTTTCAAGTGAAGCCAGAATCGCTTTTGTGCGGCAAGGCGCTGAAAGAGTTGCCCAAACTCGGCTATGACGAAACCCTGCTATTTGCCTGCGTCGTGCGCAGCGGAGACGTGGTGGTGCCGCGCGGCGACACGATTGTGAATGCGGGCGACCAAGTGTACGTTATCACATCGCCCAGCGCTTATGGATATCTAAGTGAACTGGGCGGAGTCAAAGACGCGACCTTGAAGAAAGTTGTTGTCGTCGGCGCCAGCCGGGCGGCGTTCTTTTTGGCGGAACGGCTCGAAGCCGCCGGTGTTCACCTCATTATCATCGAAGAAGATGAAGCGCGCTGCGAACTCTTCGCTGACCTCTTGCAAGAAGCAACCATCCTGCACGGCGACGGTACCGATATGAGCATGTTGAAAGAGGCGGGGGTGCGCGACGCGGACGGATTTATTGCGTCGTCTCAAGATGATGAGACCAACATCCTCGCGGCGCTTTTGGCTAAGCAGGAAGGCGCCAAGCGCGTCATCAGCATTACCCGCAAGCCGCAGTACATTCCCTTGTTGCGGTTTATTGAACCCATCGACGTTGCGATCAATCCAAGGCTTTCGACTATCAACGCCATCATGCGGTTTGTTCGCAAAGGCAAAACGCTTTCGATGACAACTTTAGCCGATGACCGGGCGGAAGCGATTGAACTTGAAGTCGTAGAAACTTCGCCGTTAGTCGGAAAAAAATTAAAAGAGAACCCGTTTCCACAAAATGTGTTGTTAGGCGCGATTGTGCGTGGGGATGAAATCATTATTCCCAAAGGAGAGGACGCGCTGCTTGCCGGCGATCATGCCATTATGATTGCGCTCAGTGAATCTGTGGGGAAACTGGATGACTTATTTGCCGATCAAGAAAAAAACGGGTGGCGTTCGATGATGAAAAAGGCCGCCCAAAATTTGACGACCAACGGAAAATCATAA
- a CDS encoding RHS repeat domain-containing protein: MEIRDRIQALMLLVGLMVVVGCFFSLQSDSNVTTEDIQETVKAEVTSNYEYDDANRLTAIHYSDGFHVQFIYDQEGNLTERREYHDKDAGDSGPQLAAIVSQENS, encoded by the coding sequence ATGGAAATACGAGACCGGATCCAAGCGTTGATGCTTCTAGTTGGCTTGATGGTGGTGGTTGGTTGTTTTTTCAGCCTGCAGAGCGACTCAAATGTAACCACTGAAGATATTCAAGAGACTGTCAAAGCCGAGGTTACCTCTAATTATGAGTATGACGACGCCAATCGCCTTACTGCTATTCACTATTCAGACGGTTTTCATGTTCAGTTTATCTATGACCAAGAGGGAAACCTTACTGAGCGTCGCGAATATCACGACAAAGACGCAGGCGATTCAGGGCCGCAACTCGCAGCGATCGTTTCACAAGAAAACAGTTAG